The DNA region tttgtgttttaggaatgctcatgcaaaaaggaagtcctagacgaaggaacaatgctaccttaattgacatgcaaacgagagactatacgaagcctagcaatcctatggggagatgatcacaccatacaaaacaaacatgcataaagtaaaatgccaccaagggggctcaaacatacatgggtagggctttagttaagaggggtcatatcaacctcgacaaacaagccatggaaaggtaatcaaatgggctcttaaccactgacattgaacgtcagggtgagcagatcaaaagggtaatgaggataagacctcatagctcttaaccctggacagggtgagctcatgacaaaaagtggggattcagaaaggtggaacgctctccactgactgacgggacaaaagatcttgggcttttgctctgaagcatcgacacgtagtgcgagcttaaagaacgacacactgaataacgggggattgattactaatcccttttatccgtcaattgcctcttcagggaggtcttaagcactgatgcctcttcttggaggtctttgggcacaaaagtaaacaaacaaaagaaaacattgcctcctattgaggtcttccagctaagaaagcggtaaaatgcgggaaagataaaggatcaagagatctaccacatGGATAAAGATCCAGAGTAACAGCAACTAAAGTAATAAGAAACCtagagatctctcaagctggcaccttcaaagaaagcaagtcaatacaggtaatcggaataaatctccaaatggtatcccacaaataaagtggaatgccaagcaagctatcctttcaggagtcatgtgagccctcacaaaaaactcaacaaacaggttagagaaacaatatggggtgcaatcaagagttgccccaaatcaaaatgtaacgacatgaatcatgccattaaaattcacaaaaagagctcacaaaaagcaaccaaggataggaggcctaaacctcttgtcaaacaaatgcgTTAAAAGGttatcaaaaatttcaggttgaaagtctaaagtagtggaaatagggcaaacctgattggagagatcgaatgaaattgaattgcccggttgggtttgcaaagcaatctgaggatttatatgagatggaattggctctttgcagatgagttcctttcagtctctgaaggttgctctgaactctgttagctcttctctcactatctttttcccagggtttttttgggagatggaagtctagaatttataacttgatttttgtgactttgtgggctcaaaagagagaggtccaagtccaagatttttctgttatattttacttatttatttatttttcgtttttcgtttttcgtttttcgttttttttttttcgtttttcgtttttttttcaaaacgcatgggcttcgcctagcgagcgtgatagttcaagaaattcctctgagcgtaggtgattcaggtggcttttcttgggactcgctaggcgacccattttgctcgcctagcgagcatgacaactcatgaacaaacttttgctccttcaagattaacgttttgactgatgaatataccccatttgaacatgttggaagtatctcaagccattcccttgtgttgactgatcacccagataggacccacaaagtgtcttggatgatattcaagcttcttagatctaattccgattgacatgatgaaatgcaatatgaaatgttaaatgacctaaaaatgaatgcatgaatgaggggggcaaattttgaggtattacaagaggatacttgttcttaatggaaactttgttcaactggcgataatcaatacacaacctcatactaccatcCTTCTTCTTTACTTATAACACTGGAGCTCCCCTTGGCGAGACACTAGGTTGGATGAAATGCTTGGTTAACAACTCTTCCAATTGATTCTTCAACTCTCTCAACTCGAGTGGAGCCATGCAATACGGAGAGGCGGAGATTGGAGTCGTCCCAGGTATCAGATCAATAGACAATTCCACTTCCCTTTTAGGATGAAGAGAGGTGATATCCTCAGGAAAAACTTCCGGAAATTCACAAATGACAGGAATTTGTGTAACACTCAGATTATCACTATATTCCTTGGTAAGTACCAAGAGAACTGACTTTTCATTCTCAAATAAGAAATTAACCATACCAACCGTACCTTCCAAGATAGTAGCTAATACATCCTTTGGAGTAGCTTCATTAGATGGAATGATAATCAACTTCTCTTCACATCCAATAAACACCGAATTGGCGGAAAGCCAATCCATCCCCAAAGTATAAACTCGATCGGTGCTCCTCCCTTGTATCTGATTCTTATTCTGAGGACATTCCCTAGACATGTGTCCCTCACTCTGAAAAGTAAGACACCTAACTCCACTTCCAGCACATCTTCCAAAATGAGACTTCTTACACACTTGACATTGAGGTGGATGGTTAGGTCTTGCATGTTGCACCTATTTTCCTTTGAAATCCTGAGATCTAGGCCTGAACTGGCTACCTGGCCTCCCTTGTTCTCTTTGTTCACTCCTATACTGATCCCTTTCTTCTTGAACTTTCTTCAAACTGTTCTCATCCACATAACATTGCCTTAACAATTCAGCATAAGTAGTGAATTCCCTTTGAGAAACACTATGAGAAATTTCACCCCTCGGACCAAAAAGAAACTGATCAATCTTCCACCTCTCATCAGGTGCATACGCGGCCTGTCTAGAATAAGCAATCATATCTTCGAACTTCTCAGCATACGCAACTACTGACATAGTACCCTGTCTAAGCTGTTGAAACTCAAACTCTTTCTGAGTCCTCAAAGAACTAGGAAAATACTTATCCAGGGAAATAGTCTTAAAATTCTCCCAATCCTTAGGTACTCCTTGATTGGTCATAAGAGTCGAAGCACTCTCCCACCATCTCACAGTTGGACCTTTCATCATGTGAGAAGCAAACACAACCTTATTCTCTTCACTACAATTCATTATCTAAAAAATCCTTTCCATGCCGGTTATCCACTCCTGAGCCTTCACATGATTCAACCCACCATGGAATTCAGGAGGATTCATGCGGAAGAAATCTTGGAAACTACCACCTGGAGCTTCTTGTGGAACCCCTTGAGGATGAAAACCACCATTCCACTATTGCATCATCAGTTGCATGaattgattttgttgttgttgcatttgttGCATAAACTGAGGCCATTGAAAACCTTCACTACCACTTGGCGGTTCAGAGTCTGAATTTTGGGTTCTGGGTCTACCATGATCTTTGTGTCTGTCATCCATGATCCTGAATGTCATACAAATAGGATTAAGTTGATCAGGCTCAATACTATGAATATAACACCAAGGACAATGATGACAACCCACATATGAGGTAGAAAGAAATACTTATAATATTTCATGGCTAGGTCGAGGATACGACCTGCTCTGGTACCAACagtaacacccacatataatatatgtctagaatacatattatacatagtgtaaaactggtactgaaatacataagcgccTAGCAGCATAATGTACATATACATACATGCCCAAAGGAAACATAACGTGACACAAAATGTACACaaaaattcccaaaataaaaCTACTAGGAACTAGATCATTAAACAATGATCCCAAAAATATCTACATAGTGGAAAAGCCATCCAGTCGtcaggtaagcaagacatcactctatcttgcccttacccttcacctgctcagaaccacctgaaaaaaataatcaacaacatggggtgagataataatctcagtgggttccttatcttatgggtccactcgacTCTACAGGTTTTTCTAGTCAATATtcaactcaagtcaacaagggaacgaagacttaAGCAATGTGGAAACTAACTCgcaatgtatggcaacatgcacctgagttatcacaactcaaccacgatcattattcagatcacgaaacatcaattcccgaacggacttacgtctaagctaggcctggttcatgcatgctcgtatgattcgactttcacggtggatatcgggtcctctatgaggcttaatccccagttcaagcgaccATCACCCGTATGGGaatctaacccacttagggtCTTTTTCACCGTATGGGAATCTAAACCACTTAGGTGTCGACCTTTCCCCCACGTCTTTTGTGGTTGGGACTCAAACCCGATTGAGGCTCGAATCATCGGTctcacatcccaatgcttactcatctaagcataccaaatAGAGATATGCACCATCacagaaaacacacattctgaatacatgatcggttccacaaacCATCAGTTCTACAAATCATAACAAGATCCATCgatcataggtgacttcattcaccataatacataaacaataacatggcatgttccatacaatacgtctcattctcaatcatggcaaccattcgtccacgacctccacataagcgtcaTATGAATGAATATCGTCATCCAATGTTACCTAAGTTATAAACCTAATTCATGGCCTAATACCAATCCTAGGTTAACTTACTAGATTCATCATGTAATTCTCACCATTAGCATGTATTCAACACGAGCATAGCATCACAGTTGATTAATGGTTGGAAGAATGCACTTAGAAACACTTAAGGAATggattttaatttttttaacatAAGTCAATCAATTGGTTGGGGAggcccaatcgattggttcctctcacatttCTGTTTTCCAAAGTTTAT from Lathyrus oleraceus cultivar Zhongwan6 chromosome 1, CAAS_Psat_ZW6_1.0, whole genome shotgun sequence includes:
- the LOC127092541 gene encoding uncharacterized protein LOC127092541: MSRECPQNKNQIQGRSTDRVYTLGMDWLSANSVFIGCEEKLIIIPSNEATPKDVLATILEGTVGMVNFLFENEKSVLLVLTKEYSDNLSVTQIPVICEFPEVFPEDITSLHPKREVELSIDLIPGTTPISASPYCMAPLELRELKNQLEELLTKHFIQPSVSPRGAPVL